In Blastocatellia bacterium, the following are encoded in one genomic region:
- a CDS encoding phosphoribosyltransferase family protein translates to MATDILLRHDEVMELLRQTGALREGHFALPIGMHTNHFIQMPLALRYYRVAKILCVGLSRLLRGCREVATALPHVCVIAPPSGGIPVAFGVGEVLQAEQILWAEQAEGRRYQFHQYMGIAAGDKCILVDDIVHTGDTLRAMVELIHESGGEVIAVGVLVSQRLADVNLGDIPFFSVVQIQTDHYPADACQLCRMNVPLAEVHDWV, encoded by the coding sequence ATGGCGACCGACATCTTACTGCGTCATGATGAGGTCATGGAGTTGTTGCGACAGACGGGCGCCTTGCGCGAGGGCCATTTTGCCCTGCCCATCGGCATGCATACCAACCACTTCATTCAAATGCCGCTGGCCTTACGCTACTATCGCGTTGCCAAAATCCTATGTGTTGGCTTAAGTCGGTTGCTGCGCGGCTGTCGCGAAGTGGCCACTGCGCTACCGCATGTTTGCGTGATTGCTCCGCCCAGCGGTGGCATCCCGGTGGCCTTCGGCGTCGGCGAGGTGTTGCAGGCCGAGCAAATTTTGTGGGCTGAACAAGCTGAAGGACGGCGTTATCAGTTTCACCAATACATGGGTATCGCTGCCGGCGATAAATGTATTCTGGTGGACGACATCGTGCACACCGGCGATACGTTGCGTGCCATGGTCGAACTGATTCATGAGTCAGGCGGCGAGGTGATTGCCGTCGGCGTGCTGGTTAGTCAACGGCTGGCCGACGTGAATCTCGGCGATATTCCATTTTTCTCTGTCGTGCAAATCCAGACCGACCATTATCCGGCCGACGCTTGCCAGCTTTGCCGGATGAACGTGCCACTGGCCGAGGTACATGATTGGGTGTGA
- a CDS encoding fumarate reductase/succinate dehydrogenase flavoprotein subunit: MILDAKIPDGPIQDKWSNHKFRLKLVNPANKRKFNIIVVGTGLAGASAAASLAELGYNVQAFCFHDSPRRAHSIAAQGGINAAKNYQNDGDSVWRLFYDTVKGGDYRAREANVYRLAELSVNIIDQCVAQGVPFAREYGGLLENRSFGGAQVSRTFYARGQTGQQLLLGAYQAMLRQVELGRVTLFPFHEMLDLVVIDGAAKGIVTRNLITGEIRSHAAHAVLLATGGYGNVYYLSTNAKGSNATAIWRAYKRGAFFANPCFTQIHPTCIPVSGHYQSKLTLMSEGLRNDGRVWVPKQVGDKRPPDQIPEDERDYFLERKYPAFGNLVPRDVAARSIKEVCDEGRGVGPTGMAVYLDFADAIKRLGRHVIEERYGNLFEMYERITNENPYHTPMRIYPAVHYTMGGLWVDYNLMTTIPGLYALGECNFSDHGANRLGASALMQGLADGYFIIPYTIGDYLAGLGFEKVTTDHPAFRQAEQEVHERTKKFLAIPGKRSVDEIHRELGRVMWDYVGMARSAEGLRNAIDRIREIREEFWRNVRVLGRDDHLNESLEKAGRVADFLELAELIAVDALLRNESCGGHFRVEYQTPDGEALRDDEHYAYVAAWQYQGDDQPPQLHKEPLHFEYVKLSQRSYK; the protein is encoded by the coding sequence ATGATTTTAGACGCAAAAATTCCTGACGGTCCGATACAGGACAAGTGGTCGAACCACAAGTTCCGCTTGAAGCTGGTCAATCCTGCTAACAAGCGAAAATTTAACATCATTGTTGTGGGCACGGGATTGGCCGGCGCCTCGGCGGCAGCCTCACTGGCTGAGCTCGGTTACAATGTGCAGGCATTCTGTTTTCATGATAGTCCGCGTCGCGCCCACAGCATTGCTGCCCAAGGCGGCATCAACGCGGCCAAGAACTATCAAAACGACGGCGACAGCGTATGGCGGCTGTTTTACGACACGGTCAAGGGGGGCGATTATCGCGCGCGTGAAGCGAATGTCTATCGCCTGGCCGAGCTGAGCGTGAATATCATTGACCAGTGTGTCGCGCAAGGAGTGCCATTTGCCCGCGAGTACGGCGGGTTGTTAGAGAATCGCTCGTTTGGCGGAGCGCAGGTTTCTCGCACTTTTTATGCGCGTGGGCAGACCGGTCAGCAACTCTTGCTCGGCGCCTATCAAGCGATGCTGCGTCAGGTCGAACTGGGACGAGTCACCCTCTTTCCGTTCCACGAAATGCTCGACCTGGTCGTCATAGATGGGGCAGCCAAAGGGATTGTCACGCGCAATTTGATTACCGGCGAGATTCGCTCGCATGCCGCCCATGCTGTGCTGCTGGCCACGGGTGGATACGGCAATGTGTATTATCTGTCAACCAACGCCAAAGGCTCCAACGCTACGGCGATCTGGCGTGCGTATAAGCGCGGCGCGTTTTTTGCCAATCCTTGCTTCACACAGATTCATCCGACGTGCATCCCTGTTTCCGGCCATTATCAATCGAAGCTGACGTTGATGAGCGAAGGGCTGCGCAATGACGGGCGTGTCTGGGTGCCCAAGCAGGTCGGAGATAAGCGCCCGCCTGATCAAATTCCCGAAGATGAGCGGGACTATTTCCTTGAACGCAAATATCCAGCGTTTGGCAATCTGGTTCCACGAGACGTGGCCGCGCGCAGCATCAAGGAAGTATGCGATGAAGGGCGCGGCGTCGGGCCGACCGGCATGGCCGTCTATCTGGATTTCGCCGACGCCATCAAGCGATTAGGGCGACACGTCATCGAGGAACGTTATGGGAATTTGTTTGAGATGTACGAGCGCATCACTAATGAAAATCCTTACCACACGCCGATGCGCATCTACCCGGCCGTGCATTACACGATGGGCGGCTTGTGGGTTGATTACAACTTGATGACAACGATCCCCGGCTTGTATGCGCTCGGTGAATGTAACTTCTCCGATCATGGTGCTAATCGGCTTGGCGCGAGCGCGTTGATGCAAGGGCTGGCTGATGGCTACTTCATCATTCCGTATACGATTGGTGATTATCTGGCCGGACTGGGATTCGAGAAAGTCACCACCGATCATCCAGCGTTCCGCCAAGCGGAACAAGAGGTCCACGAACGAACCAAGAAATTCCTCGCTATTCCGGGAAAGCGCTCTGTGGATGAAATCCATCGGGAGTTGGGCCGCGTGATGTGGGATTACGTTGGCATGGCTCGCAGCGCCGAAGGATTAAGGAATGCCATTGATCGCATCCGCGAGATACGTGAAGAATTTTGGCGCAACGTGCGAGTGCTCGGCCGCGACGATCACCTGAACGAATCACTGGAAAAGGCCGGTCGTGTGGCTGATTTCTTGGAATTGGCCGAGCTGATAGCAGTAGATGCGCTGCTGCGAAACGAATCTTGCGGCGGTCATTTCCGCGTTGAGTACCAGACGCCTGATGGCGAGGCGCTACGCGATGATGAACATTATGCGTATGTAGCGGCCTGGCAGTATCAAGGCGATGATCAACCGCCGCAATTGCACAAGGAGCCGCTCCATTTTGAGTACGTCAAGCTCTCGCAACGCAGTTACAAGTAG
- a CDS encoding DUF4346 domain-containing protein, whose protein sequence is MTGQEPSEKIRAELQAGMGLAKCRQCGCMKETLEKIESALPTLKSEAASDLLKQIGSWLKQMEPIKYACLGCEYCFPAVAMNVFHQAVPEAAEAQSLSCAFNVREQIWPPVPGEYFAFCDGPSCSVAVSTLASVELAEALARLRPRELCIVGKTETENIGIDKVIKNTITNPTIRFLLLVGKEPQGHRTGSTFLALWKNGVDESMRVIGSPGKRPILKNVTRDEVEAFREQVRVVDLIGCEDVKLIIEKLKELSKGLSSSCGRGKYIEEAKPIRISAAPLIQAEEPTHVEMDEAGYFVILPQPERKVILVEHYSYDNRLLRIIEGDTARSLYWTIIKNGWVTQLSHAAYLGKELERAELSMKHGFKYVQDGATGNVYEGGAVASRRVERSIEP, encoded by the coding sequence ATGACTGGTCAAGAGCCGAGTGAGAAAATCCGAGCCGAATTACAAGCGGGCATGGGCTTGGCCAAATGCCGGCAGTGTGGCTGCATGAAGGAGACGTTGGAAAAGATCGAGTCCGCTCTTCCCACACTCAAAAGCGAAGCTGCTTCGGATTTGCTGAAACAGATCGGATCCTGGCTGAAACAGATGGAACCGATCAAGTATGCGTGCCTGGGGTGCGAGTACTGCTTCCCGGCCGTAGCGATGAACGTTTTTCATCAAGCTGTTCCTGAAGCCGCCGAAGCTCAATCGTTAAGTTGCGCCTTTAACGTGAGAGAGCAGATATGGCCGCCGGTGCCAGGAGAGTATTTTGCTTTTTGTGATGGTCCAAGTTGTTCAGTCGCGGTCTCGACTCTGGCCAGTGTGGAATTGGCCGAGGCGCTGGCCCGCCTGAGGCCGAGAGAACTTTGCATCGTTGGAAAGACGGAGACAGAAAACATTGGCATTGATAAGGTCATCAAGAACACGATCACCAATCCGACCATTCGCTTCCTTCTTCTGGTTGGCAAAGAACCTCAAGGGCACCGGACCGGCAGCACATTTCTGGCGTTGTGGAAAAACGGTGTTGATGAGAGCATGAGGGTAATAGGTTCTCCGGGGAAGCGTCCCATTTTGAAGAACGTCACTCGCGATGAAGTGGAAGCCTTCAGAGAACAAGTGCGGGTTGTAGACCTGATCGGATGCGAAGATGTGAAGCTCATCATCGAAAAACTCAAAGAACTCTCGAAGGGGCTCAGTTCATCCTGTGGACGCGGCAAGTACATTGAAGAAGCCAAGCCCATTCGGATTTCCGCCGCGCCGCTCATTCAAGCGGAAGAGCCGACCCACGTTGAGATGGACGAAGCCGGTTATTTCGTCATCCTTCCGCAACCGGAAAGAAAGGTGATCCTTGTGGAGCATTACTCCTACGATAACCGGCTCTTAAGGATCATCGAAGGCGACACGGCCAGGAGCCTCTACTGGACGATCATCAAAAACGGCTGGGTCACGCAGCTCTCTCATGCCGCCTATTTGGGAAAAGAGTTGGAGCGGGCGGAACTGAGCATGAAGCACGGATTCAAATACGTCCAGGATGGGGCAACGGGAAATGTTTATGAAGGTGGCGCCGTCGCCTCACGGCGAGTGGAAAGGAGCATTGAGCCATGA
- a CDS encoding DUF1343 domain-containing protein, whose protein sequence is MKVLSGLDMLMHAELAAVRGCAVGLVCNQASVSHDLQHVTDVFAQAHRQGVLRLRALFGPQHGLWGHTQDNMIEWEGYVDPRLGVPVYSLYGRHRKPTAEMLNGIDKLVIDLQDVGARYYTFVWTVALCLEACAEQGIEVVILDRPNPISGQAVEGCLLEPAYRSFVGLHPLPVRHGMTLGELGRYLQANFYPRCSVTVIRMEGWQRAMYYDETGRHWVMPSPNMPSVETAIVYPGMCVLEATNLSEGRGTTRPFEMFGAPWLDGWQLAERLNHAGLPGVWFRPLEFQPTFNKFAGEKCGGVFIHVLQREHYEPFLSALFILSEMFKMYPDQCQWKLPPYEYEYEKMPFDILVGNGWLRQEIETGASISRLKEKWQDELAEFLAVRQQFLLY, encoded by the coding sequence ATGAAGGTTTTATCAGGCTTGGATATGCTCATGCACGCGGAGTTGGCGGCGGTTCGCGGTTGCGCTGTCGGGCTTGTATGCAATCAGGCGTCCGTTTCCCATGATCTTCAACATGTCACCGATGTGTTCGCTCAAGCTCACCGACAGGGCGTTTTGCGCCTGCGCGCTCTGTTTGGCCCGCAACATGGCCTGTGGGGACATACGCAGGACAATATGATCGAATGGGAAGGCTATGTTGATCCGCGTCTGGGCGTGCCTGTCTATTCGTTATATGGACGGCATCGCAAACCAACCGCCGAGATGCTCAACGGGATTGACAAGCTGGTCATTGATCTTCAGGACGTCGGCGCGCGCTATTACACCTTTGTTTGGACCGTCGCCCTTTGCCTCGAAGCCTGCGCGGAGCAGGGGATCGAAGTGGTGATCCTGGACCGACCCAATCCGATTTCAGGGCAGGCGGTCGAAGGGTGCTTGCTCGAACCGGCTTATCGTAGTTTTGTCGGGCTTCACCCCCTGCCTGTGCGTCACGGCATGACACTGGGCGAGCTGGGTCGCTACCTTCAAGCAAATTTCTATCCGCGCTGCTCGGTGACGGTGATTCGCATGGAGGGCTGGCAACGCGCGATGTATTACGATGAGACGGGTCGGCACTGGGTGATGCCATCGCCCAACATGCCGAGTGTGGAGACGGCCATCGTCTATCCCGGCATGTGCGTGCTTGAAGCAACCAATTTATCCGAAGGGCGTGGCACAACCCGACCATTTGAAATGTTCGGCGCGCCGTGGCTCGATGGCTGGCAGTTGGCTGAGAGGTTGAATCACGCGGGCTTGCCGGGTGTTTGGTTTCGCCCGCTGGAGTTTCAGCCAACGTTCAATAAGTTCGCCGGTGAGAAATGTGGCGGCGTTTTCATTCACGTTCTGCAAAGAGAGCACTACGAGCCGTTCCTTTCAGCACTGTTCATCCTGAGCGAGATGTTCAAGATGTATCCCGATCAATGTCAGTGGAAGCTGCCGCCCTATGAGTATGAGTATGAAAAAATGCCGTTTGATATTTTGGTGGGCAACGGATGGCTTCGGCAGGAGATCGAAACGGGCGCTTCGATCAGCCGACTGAAAGAAAAGTGGCAAGATGAATTGGCCGAATTTCTCGCGGTGCGCCAGCAATTCTTGCTGTATTGA
- a CDS encoding thioredoxin domain-containing protein, with translation MKRVILILIIVAVVAVIAVKLTSRRQQPQPPSATTTTLSKSTQGKPVFYLFHDPSDQDEGCRRIYAYADRAEREMAGKVEVRRPDVEREKSIMEQYQVRVLPTILLVSPTGVVEERFEGEDSQTAARIEQALERLKGTLQ, from the coding sequence ATGAAGCGAGTTATTCTGATTCTGATCATTGTGGCCGTGGTTGCCGTTATTGCTGTAAAGCTGACAAGCAGAAGGCAACAGCCTCAACCGCCGTCAGCTACGACTACGACACTCTCGAAAAGCACGCAAGGCAAACCCGTTTTTTATCTGTTCCATGACCCCTCAGATCAAGATGAAGGTTGCCGCCGCATCTACGCCTATGCGGATCGAGCTGAGAGAGAGATGGCTGGGAAAGTGGAGGTGCGGCGGCCAGATGTTGAGCGCGAGAAAAGTATCATGGAGCAATATCAGGTCCGGGTGCTGCCGACGATCTTGCTTGTATCGCCAACGGGCGTGGTCGAGGAACGCTTTGAAGGTGAGGACAGTCAAACGGCCGCGCGTATTGAGCAGGCGCTGGAGCGTTTGAAAGGAACGTTACAATGA
- a CDS encoding cytochrome c biogenesis protein CcdA has translation MNPQNIELGSLTAFVLTFMGGLVTGFNPCCYTMVPALVGYLGGYCEPTMKRCAWLSGWFAIELATATAILGLIAVLAGGIFGGVHPAVRYLLAVIPIVMGLHLLGIITIQVPGIRHWRPIRTGTVGAFLTCLFFSLAILPCATPILASILSHTASRGSVLYGSGLLFTYGVGIGLPLVSVGTGADLLLSLRFLTRWWSVVHRLSGVILIGLGFYLLWQA, from the coding sequence ATGAACCCACAGAACATCGAACTCGGCTCCCTGACCGCCTTTGTGCTGACGTTTATGGGCGGACTGGTGACCGGCTTCAATCCCTGCTGCTACACGATGGTCCCGGCGCTCGTTGGCTACTTGGGTGGATACTGTGAACCCACGATGAAGCGGTGCGCGTGGCTATCGGGGTGGTTTGCTATCGAGCTTGCGACGGCCACGGCGATCTTGGGATTGATCGCGGTGCTTGCTGGTGGAATATTCGGCGGTGTGCATCCAGCGGTGCGTTATCTTCTCGCTGTGATACCGATTGTAATGGGTTTGCACTTGTTGGGGATCATCACTATCCAAGTACCAGGGATTCGCCACTGGCGGCCCATCCGCACCGGCACAGTCGGTGCGTTTCTCACCTGTTTGTTCTTTTCTCTGGCGATCCTTCCTTGCGCAACTCCTATTTTGGCTTCGATTCTTTCGCATACGGCCAGTCGTGGGAGCGTGCTTTATGGCTCAGGATTGCTCTTTACCTACGGTGTGGGAATCGGCCTTCCACTTGTATCTGTCGGTACAGGCGCTGACCTTCTTTTATCACTGCGATTTCTGACTCGCTGGTGGTCAGTGGTTCACCGGCTCAGCGGTGTGATCCTCATTGGCTTGGGCTTTTACCTGCTCTGGCAAGCTTAG
- a CDS encoding type II toxin-antitoxin system HicB family antitoxin — protein MKVREIIKRLEKDGWYLVGTKVIVEKGEKSYGAYVPDLPGCVAVAETKEEVLKLIREAIELHVESMKEEGLSIPQPRTISQYVEV, from the coding sequence GTGAAAGTCAGGGAGATCATTAAGAGGCTTGAGAAAGATGGGTGGTATCTTGTCGGAACCAAGGTGATTGTGGAAAAGGGAGAAAAAAGTTACGGGGCGTATGTTCCAGATTTGCCGGGTTGTGTGGCAGTGGCTGAGACCAAAGAAGAAGTTCTAAAGCTGATTCGTGAAGCTATCGAATTACATGTTGAAAGCATGAAAGAGGAGGGACTTTCCATTCCTCAGCCGAGGACGATCAGCCAATATGTGGAAGTGTAG
- a CDS encoding succinate dehydrogenase/fumarate reductase iron-sulfur subunit — protein sequence MNLTLKIWRQPNAHTRGQLVTYSISGVSPDMSFLEMLDVLNQQLIHKGEEPVAFLSDCREGICGSCGLFINGRAHGPLSGTATCQLHMRAFKDGDTIVIEPWRAKGFPVIRDLVVDRSAFDRIIQAGGYISVNTGSAPDANAILIPKSAADAAFDAAACIGCGACVATCKNASAMLFVAAKVSHLAYLPQGQPERRRRVLNMVAAMDREGFGSCTLTGACEVECPKKISISHIVRLNREYLSAVVSDEAD from the coding sequence ATGAACCTGACATTGAAGATTTGGCGACAACCCAATGCGCATACCCGTGGTCAATTGGTGACCTATTCAATCAGCGGCGTTTCGCCGGATATGTCATTTCTGGAAATGCTGGATGTGCTCAACCAGCAGTTGATTCATAAGGGCGAAGAGCCGGTCGCGTTTTTGAGTGACTGCCGTGAGGGAATTTGCGGCTCGTGCGGCTTGTTCATTAACGGTCGGGCGCATGGGCCATTGAGCGGTACAGCGACGTGTCAGTTGCACATGCGCGCGTTCAAAGATGGCGATACGATTGTCATTGAACCGTGGCGCGCTAAAGGTTTCCCGGTGATCCGTGATCTGGTGGTTGACCGTTCAGCCTTTGATCGCATCATCCAAGCGGGTGGTTATATTTCGGTCAACACCGGATCAGCTCCTGATGCCAATGCTATCCTGATTCCCAAATCAGCCGCCGACGCTGCTTTTGACGCAGCCGCCTGTATCGGCTGCGGCGCTTGTGTGGCTACGTGCAAGAATGCCTCAGCGATGCTCTTTGTCGCGGCCAAGGTCTCCCATCTGGCCTACTTGCCGCAGGGACAACCCGAACGCCGCCGCCGCGTGCTCAATATGGTGGCTGCAATGGATCGAGAAGGCTTCGGCAGTTGCACGCTGACCGGCGCGTGTGAGGTCGAGTGTCCTAAGAAAATTTCTATCTCGCACATCGTCCGGCTCAATCGCGAGTATCTGTCCGCTGTGGTCTCTGACGAGGCCGATTGA
- a CDS encoding succinate dehydrogenase cytochrome b subunit, which produces MNGIVHLISSSVGRKIIMGITGLFLCLFLVVHLGGNLLLLKNDGGVAFNAYAEFMATTPLIRLAEIILFLGFLIHIVDGISLALKNRASRPERYRMNEAPASSSWFSRHMPLTGIVVFVFLVIHLNSFFVKHRFLDPGNETMYETVVNSFQSGWGGFYWAFYVVCMVFIGFHLRHGFRTAFLSLGLSHRRFSALLDTLAVLFSIIVPAGFAMIPIYFYFVKP; this is translated from the coding sequence ATGAATGGAATCGTACACCTCATCAGCTCATCGGTTGGCCGCAAGATCATCATGGGCATCACAGGCTTGTTCCTGTGCTTGTTTCTCGTGGTTCATCTTGGTGGCAATCTCTTATTGTTGAAGAATGATGGCGGCGTAGCGTTCAACGCTTATGCCGAGTTCATGGCGACGACGCCGTTGATACGGCTGGCCGAGATCATCTTATTTTTGGGATTTCTCATTCACATTGTGGATGGGATTTCGTTGGCGCTGAAGAATCGCGCCTCTCGCCCAGAGCGATATCGAATGAACGAGGCTCCGGCTAGTAGCAGTTGGTTCTCGCGCCACATGCCGTTGACGGGGATCGTGGTGTTTGTCTTTTTGGTGATCCACCTGAATTCCTTTTTTGTCAAGCATCGGTTTCTGGATCCGGGAAATGAGACCATGTATGAAACCGTGGTGAACTCATTTCAGTCTGGCTGGGGCGGGTTCTACTGGGCATTTTACGTTGTCTGTATGGTGTTCATCGGGTTCCATCTCCGGCACGGCTTCCGCACAGCATTTCTTTCACTTGGTTTGAGTCACCGGCGATTTAGCGCATTGTTGGACACGTTGGCCGTGCTGTTTTCCATTATCGTGCCCGCTGGATTTGCCATGATCCCGATCTATTTCTACTTTGTGAAGCCATGA
- the gatB gene encoding Asp-tRNA(Asn)/Glu-tRNA(Gln) amidotransferase subunit GatB: protein MNNREKYEAVIGLEVHAQLKTASKLFCGCSTRFGDEPNANTCPVCLGLPGALPVLNRNAVLMAAKAALALGCQINPVSLFARKNYFYPDLPKGYQISQYDRPFAEHGVVQIDTAERDAHGRPLQWQQKTIRLTRLHLEEDAGKSIHDGSGGLSEGASYVDLNRAGTPLIEIVSEPDFRSSWQAYDYVQYLRQTLQYVDVCDGNMEQGDLRCDANVSVRLKGSDQLGTKVEIKNLNSFRFLQRALDYEIERQIAVLESGGQLSQETRLWNERENKTVSMRSKEYAHDYRYFPEPDLPPLVVHPEWVARLKAELPELPGARRRRFVRAYGLSFDDATTLTATRPLADYYEAVVKQGIQPQTAANWIISELTFLLKSAEQEITQCRIKPEELAALIKLIERGAISGKMGKTVLQQMFNTGQPAEQIIEAQGLKQVSDPDRLQPIIESVLAAHAREVEAFRAGKEQLFGFFVGQVMKATKGQANPQLVNELLRRLLHGDGE from the coding sequence ATGAACAATCGCGAGAAATACGAGGCGGTCATTGGTCTGGAAGTTCACGCCCAACTGAAAACGGCCAGCAAGTTGTTCTGTGGGTGTTCAACCCGATTTGGCGACGAGCCCAACGCCAATACCTGTCCGGTGTGCCTCGGATTGCCGGGAGCATTGCCGGTGCTCAATCGCAACGCTGTGCTGATGGCTGCCAAAGCGGCGCTGGCGCTCGGTTGTCAGATCAATCCTGTCTCGCTGTTTGCGCGAAAAAATTATTTTTATCCCGATTTGCCCAAAGGCTACCAGATTTCTCAATATGATCGTCCGTTTGCTGAGCATGGTGTTGTGCAGATTGACACGGCTGAGCGTGACGCGCATGGCCGGCCTCTCCAGTGGCAGCAAAAAACCATTCGGTTGACTCGTTTGCATCTAGAGGAGGATGCCGGCAAGTCCATTCATGATGGCAGCGGCGGCTTGAGCGAAGGCGCTTCCTATGTGGATTTGAATCGAGCCGGCACGCCATTGATAGAGATTGTCTCGGAGCCTGATTTTCGCTCCAGTTGGCAAGCCTACGATTACGTTCAGTATTTGCGGCAGACGCTGCAATACGTGGATGTATGTGATGGCAACATGGAGCAAGGCGATTTGCGATGCGATGCCAACGTCTCAGTTCGGTTGAAAGGCTCGGATCAATTGGGAACGAAAGTTGAAATCAAGAATCTCAATTCATTCCGGTTTCTGCAACGGGCGTTGGACTACGAGATTGAACGCCAGATCGCTGTGTTGGAATCGGGCGGGCAACTCAGTCAGGAGACGCGACTGTGGAACGAGCGGGAGAACAAAACGGTGTCCATGCGCAGCAAAGAATATGCGCACGATTATCGTTATTTCCCCGAACCTGATCTTCCGCCGTTGGTGGTTCATCCTGAATGGGTCGCGCGCCTCAAAGCTGAATTACCCGAACTGCCCGGCGCGCGACGGCGCCGGTTTGTCCGGGCCTATGGGCTCTCATTTGACGATGCCACAACACTGACGGCGACTCGTCCATTGGCCGATTATTATGAGGCCGTTGTCAAACAGGGCATTCAACCGCAAACGGCGGCCAATTGGATCATCAGTGAGCTTACCTTTTTGCTTAAGAGCGCTGAGCAAGAGATCACCCAGTGCCGCATCAAGCCGGAAGAGTTGGCCGCGCTGATCAAGCTGATTGAACGCGGCGCAATTAGCGGCAAGATGGGCAAGACGGTGCTACAACAGATGTTCAACACAGGCCAACCGGCTGAGCAGATCATTGAAGCGCAGGGATTGAAACAAGTTTCGGACCCCGATCGTTTGCAGCCGATCATCGAATCTGTCCTCGCTGCTCATGCTCGGGAAGTCGAAGCGTTCCGCGCTGGCAAAGAGCAATTATTCGGGTTCTTTGTTGGTCAGGTGATGAAGGCCACCAAAGGACAAGCCAATCCGCAGTTGGTCAATGAATTGTTACGCCGGTTGCTGCATGGAGATGGAGAATGA
- the mdh gene encoding malate dehydrogenase, with product MSRKKISVIGAGNVGATTAHRIADLELGDVVLVDIIEGLPQGKALDLAEATPVVGKDLRIIGSNGYMETTNSDIVVITAGIARKPGMSRDDLLNTNTQIVSEVTREVCKYSPDAILIVVSNPLDAMTYVAYKLSGFPKHRVMGMAGILDTARMRYFIAEALNVSVENVVAMVLGGHGDQMVPLSRYTSVAGIPLSDLMPQEQIDAIVQRTRDGGAEIVKYLKTGSAYYAPSAAVVEMVEAIIKDKHKIVPCAAYLEGEYGVNGVYLGVPVKLGARGIEQIIEISLTLEERAALHKSAEAVRELIDLIKL from the coding sequence ATGAGTCGAAAGAAAATATCTGTTATTGGCGCAGGCAATGTGGGCGCAACGACGGCGCATCGAATCGCCGATCTGGAATTAGGCGACGTCGTGCTGGTGGACATTATCGAAGGGTTGCCGCAGGGCAAAGCATTGGATTTGGCTGAAGCCACGCCGGTCGTCGGCAAGGACCTGCGGATCATCGGCTCCAACGGCTACATGGAGACGACCAATTCCGACATCGTCGTCATCACCGCCGGCATCGCGCGCAAACCCGGCATGAGTCGCGATGATCTGCTCAATACCAATACGCAGATCGTCAGCGAGGTCACGCGGGAAGTTTGCAAGTACTCACCTGACGCGATTCTCATCGTGGTCTCCAACCCACTGGATGCGATGACGTATGTGGCCTACAAACTTTCTGGGTTCCCCAAGCATCGCGTGATGGGCATGGCCGGCATTTTGGATACAGCTCGCATGCGCTATTTCATCGCTGAGGCGCTCAATGTCTCTGTTGAGAATGTCGTGGCGATGGTCTTGGGCGGGCATGGCGATCAAATGGTACCGCTCTCACGCTACACCAGTGTCGCCGGCATTCCGCTCAGTGACCTGATGCCGCAAGAGCAGATTGACGCAATTGTGCAGCGCACACGCGACGGCGGCGCCGAGATCGTCAAATATCTGAAGACAGGCTCAGCTTACTATGCCCCATCGGCAGCCGTCGTCGAGATGGTGGAAGCGATTATCAAAGATAAGCACAAAATCGTTCCGTGTGCGGCCTATCTGGAAGGGGAATACGGCGTCAATGGTGTCTACCTCGGTGTGCCCGTGAAACTAGGCGCGCGTGGCATCGAGCAGATTATTGAAATCAGCCTGACGTTGGAAGAGCGCGCGGCCTTGCACAAATCGGCTGAAGCGGTCAGGGAGCTGATTGATCTGATCAAGCTATGA
- a CDS encoding YHS domain-containing protein: MVALGSSEPHHNTSGQRVIDPVCGMSVDPATAAASYDYRGGTYFFCCTHCLEKFRAEPDKYLASPRQHLSGVASDTIQPQRADTSVEYTYPVHPPEVRQQGRRRVPPVAWHWSH; this comes from the coding sequence GTGGTTGCTTTGGGCAGCAGCGAGCCTCACCACAACACGAGTGGCCAGAGGGTCATAGATCCGGTCTGCGGCATGAGTGTGGACCCGGCCACCGCCGCCGCATCCTACGATTATCGGGGAGGAACGTATTTCTTTTGCTGTACCCACTGTCTTGAGAAGTTTCGCGCCGAGCCGGATAAGTACCTCGCATCTCCACGGCAACATCTGTCTGGCGTCGCTTCTGATACCATCCAGCCGCAGCGCGCGGACACAAGTGTCGAATATACATACCCCGTGCATCCGCCGGAGGTTCGCCAGCAAGGACGGCGTCGTGTCCCGCCTGTGGCATGGCATTGGAGCCATTGA